In the Thermodesulfovibrionales bacterium genome, CCCAGGAGGCAATAGGCTATCTGCCACCTGCAGTGCAGAGATACATTGCAAAAGGATTAAATATTCCTGTAAGCGAGGTTCACGGAGTGGTTTCCTTTTATTCCTTCTTTTCGATGCAACCAAAAGGTAGACACAATATAAGGGTATGCCTTGGAACAGCCTGTTATGTTAAGGGTGCTGAGGAAGTGCTGAAGAAGTTCAAGGAGAAGCTTCATGTAGAGGTCGGAGAGGTTACGAAGGACAGGGCGTTCTCTCTTGAGAGTGTCAGATGTCTTGGTGCCTGTGGCCTTGCTCCAGTGGTTGTTGTGGATAAAGATACCTTTGGAGATGTTACACAGGCAAAGGTGGATGAAATATTAGCCCATTATACTAAGCACTGAGGAGGCAAAGATGCCCAAATTCACAGTTGAGGACCTTAAAAGGATAAAGGAACAGGAAAGGGCAACCTTTTCGTTAAGAGAAGGAAAATTCAGGGCAAAGGTTACAGTTCATATGGGAACCTGTGGCCTTGCTGCTGGAGCAAGGGATGTTATGGATGCCCTCCTTGAGGAGATGAATAATGCAAATGTTACAGATGTGATGGTTACAACATCTGGCTGTGCTGGTTTATGCGCAAAAGAGCCCATGGCAACCGTTGAGGTTGTTGGACAGGCACCTGTTAAGTATGTCTTTCTTAACAGAGACAAAATTAAAAGGATATTCAGGGAGCATATTCTTGAGGGAAAACCTGTCGAAGAATATGCCCTTGTTGTTGGAAGTGAGACAGCCTATTAAGCTAAAGTGATTTAGTAATCCGTAATGAGTTTAAATTATCACTGATTACCAGTTACGGATTACGTTTTTTAAGGAGGCTTAAAGATGGAAAAAAGACCGAGGATAACCTTTATGCTATGTGGAGGCACTGGCTGTATAGCAGGAGGCAGCCTGAAGGTAAAGGAGGCCCTTGAACGAGAGCTTGCTGCAAACAATCTTTCAGATGAAATAAGTATAGTTCTTACTGGATGCAATGGTTTCTGTGCAGAGGGTCCTATAGCCATTGTCTATCCTGATGATATATTTTATGAGAAGCTCAAACCAGAAGATGCAAAGCTCATAGTCCAGGAACACTTCATCAAGGGAAGACCTGTTGAAAGACTCATGTACAAGGAGCCAGTTAAAAAGCATGCCATACCTGTAATGAATGAGATACCCTTCTTTAAACACCAGGTGCTTAGGGCCTTAAGAAATAAGGGTCTTATAGATCCTGAAAGAATAGAAGATTACATAGCAAGGGATGGATATATGGCTGCTGCAAAGGCACTTCTTGAAATGACACCTGAGCAGATTATAAAGGAAGTGAAGATATCGGGTTTGAGAGGAAGGGGTGGAGCAGGATTCCCCACCGGTCTTAAATGGGAGCTCTGCAGCAAGGTAAAATCAGATGTAAAATTCATTCTCTGTAACGGTGATGAAGGTGACCCGGGTGCCTTCATGGATCGGTCCATCATGGAAGGTGATCCCCATTCTGTCTTAGAGGGAATGATAATAGCTGGAAAGGCAATAGGAGCAACAAAGGGATATATCTATGTGAGGGCAGAATATCCTCTTGCTGTAAGAAGGCTACAGATAGCTATTGAACAGGCAAAGGAAAGGGGGCTTCTTGGAGAAGATATCCTTGGAAGTGGTTACAGTCTTGATATAGAGATCTATCAGGGTGCAGGTGCTTTTGTATGTGGTGAGGAGACTGCGCTTATGCGATCAATTGAAGGAAAGCGCGGCATGCCCAGACCAAGACCACCATTTCCTGTTCACAAGGGTCTCTGGGATAAACCATCTGTACTCAATAATGTGGAGACCTTTGCAAATATACCACCAATAATACTTAATGGAGGAGAGTGGTTCAAGAGTCTTGGTACAGAAAAATCTACAGGAACAAAGGTGTTCGCCCTCACCGGTGCTATAAACAATGTAGGTCTTATAGAAGTTCCTATGGGTATACCACTAAGGACTATTATTTATGACATCGGTGGTGGAATAAAGAAAGGGAGAAAATTCAAGG is a window encoding:
- a CDS encoding (2Fe-2S) ferredoxin domain-containing protein: MPKFTVEDLKRIKEQERATFSLREGKFRAKVTVHMGTCGLAAGARDVMDALLEEMNNANVTDVMVTTSGCAGLCAKEPMATVEVVGQAPVKYVFLNRDKIKRIFREHILEGKPVEEYALVVGSETAY
- a CDS encoding NAD(P)H-dependent oxidoreductase subunit E encodes the protein MEKRPRITFMLCGGTGCIAGGSLKVKEALERELAANNLSDEISIVLTGCNGFCAEGPIAIVYPDDIFYEKLKPEDAKLIVQEHFIKGRPVERLMYKEPVKKHAIPVMNEIPFFKHQVLRALRNKGLIDPERIEDYIARDGYMAAAKALLEMTPEQIIKEVKISGLRGRGGAGFPTGLKWELCSKVKSDVKFILCNGDEGDPGAFMDRSIMEGDPHSVLEGMIIAGKAIGATKGYIYVRAEYPLAVRRLQIAIEQAKERGLLGEDILGSGYSLDIEIYQGAGAFVCGEETALMRSIEGKRGMPRPRPPFPVHKGLWDKPSVLNNVETFANIPPIILNGGEWFKSLGTEKSTGTKVFALTGAINNVGLIEVPMGIPLRTIIYDIGGGIKKGRKFKAVQLGGPSGGCIPESLLDTPVTYEDIVQTGAIVGSGGMVVMDDLNCMVSVAKFFLEFTTDESCGKCTPCRIGTKVMLDLLTDITEGKGRDGDIELLEDLSQDIIAASLCGLGQTAPNPVLT